From the genome of Miscanthus floridulus cultivar M001 chromosome 10, ASM1932011v1, whole genome shotgun sequence, one region includes:
- the LOC136485311 gene encoding uncharacterized protein isoform X1, which yields MTCANTWCNGLAKYDGCFYIGTPQKKEYFLCAETPSAARAWETLRVKDDELHQLLQDIRARDSTINEIAEKLQETAEAAETAASAARSIEREDFLRQNLNVLLRLRESEEKAKLLVDERDRLLTERDSALQEAQVWRSKLGKARGNAVILEAAVVRAEEKARCVYNCVERVCIPELSCLEDHLWQFFCLSFRKFLLYPAN from the exons ATGACCTGTGCAAACACTTGGTGCAATGGACTGGCAAAATACGATGGATGTTTCT ATATTGGAACTCCACAGAAAAAGGAATACTTTCTTTGTGCAGAAACTCCTAGCGCTGCAAGAGCATGG GAGACCCTTCGAGTTAAAGACGACGAACTCCACCAATTGTTGCAGGATATTCGTGCACGTGATTCTACCATCAATGAAATTGCAGAAAAGTTACAGGAGACTGCAGAAGCAGCTGAAACTGCTGCTTCTGCAGCACGTTCAATTGAGAGAGAAGATTTTTTACGTCAGAACTTGAACGTTTTGCTTAGG TTAAGGGAATCAGAGGAGAAAGCAAAGCTTCTTGTTGACGAGAGAGATCGTTTGCTAACAGAGAGAGATTCTGCTCTTCAAGAAGCTCAGGTGTGGCGCTCAAAACTAGGAAAAGCTAGAGGAAATGCTGTAATTCTAGAAGCAGCTGTTGTCAGAGCTGAAGAGAAAGCTAGGTGTGTGTACAACTGTGTTGAGCGTGTGTGTATACCTGAACTttcatgtttagaagatcatctTTGGCAATTTTTTTGTCTCTCATTCAGGAAATTCTTATTGTATCCTGCAAACTGA
- the LOC136485311 gene encoding uncharacterized protein isoform X2, whose amino-acid sequence MGIHFTETLRVKDDELHQLLQDIRARDSTINEIAEKLQETAEAAETAASAARSIEREDFLRQNLNVLLRLRESEEKAKLLVDERDRLLTERDSALQEAQVWRSKLGKARGNAVILEAAVVRAEEKARCVYNCVERVCIPELSCLEDHLWQFFCLSFRKFLLYPAN is encoded by the exons ATGGGTATCCACTTTACA GAGACCCTTCGAGTTAAAGACGACGAACTCCACCAATTGTTGCAGGATATTCGTGCACGTGATTCTACCATCAATGAAATTGCAGAAAAGTTACAGGAGACTGCAGAAGCAGCTGAAACTGCTGCTTCTGCAGCACGTTCAATTGAGAGAGAAGATTTTTTACGTCAGAACTTGAACGTTTTGCTTAGG TTAAGGGAATCAGAGGAGAAAGCAAAGCTTCTTGTTGACGAGAGAGATCGTTTGCTAACAGAGAGAGATTCTGCTCTTCAAGAAGCTCAGGTGTGGCGCTCAAAACTAGGAAAAGCTAGAGGAAATGCTGTAATTCTAGAAGCAGCTGTTGTCAGAGCTGAAGAGAAAGCTAGGTGTGTGTACAACTGTGTTGAGCGTGTGTGTATACCTGAACTttcatgtttagaagatcatctTTGGCAATTTTTTTGTCTCTCATTCAGGAAATTCTTATTGTATCCTGCAAACTGA